The Acidobacteriota bacterium genome segment CACCGTCATGGGACCCTCCGGCTCCGGCAAATCGACGCTGCTCTCTATCCTCGGCATGCTCGATAGCCTTTGGAGCGGCGAGTTCTTCTTTCTCGACACCCCCGTCCACAAGCTCCCGGTGAAGAAGCGCATCGAGCTCAACAAGGCCTACATCGGCTTCGTCTTCCAGAGCTATCACCTGCTCGACAATTTGACGGTCTACGAAAACCTTGACGTCCCGCTCTCCTACCGCGACATCCGCTCCAAGGACCGCGCCAGCCTCGTTGCCGACACCCTCGACCGCTTCCAGATTGTCGGCAAGAAGGATCTCTACCCTAGCCAGCTCTCTGGCGGCCAGCAGCAGCTCGTCGCCATCGCCCGCGCCGTTATTGCCAACCCCAAACTCATCCTCGCCGATGAACCCACCGGCAATCTCCACTCCGCCCAGGGCCGTGAAATCATGGAGCTCTTCAAGCGCCTCAATGGCCAGGGTACGACGATTATCCAGGTCACCCACAACGAGCAAAACGCCGCCTACGGCGACCGCATCATCGAGCTGGCAGATGGCTGGCTGGTGAAGGGGAATTAGTTTTTCAGTATTTCAGTACATCAGTTTGTCAGTTCATGCAGGCCTTCCTCAAGTCGACGCTGTGGCGCAAAGCGCACACCCTGCGCGCACGCCTGCTCTCGCGCCTCGCCGCCAGCCCGAGCCCGACTGAAATACTGACATACTGAAATACTGAAATACCGATATCTGTGCCGACTCCCCCGAAAATCCTGATCGCGGATGATGCCACGGACGTTAGAGAAGCCCTCCGCCTTCTCCTCAAGTCTTCCGGCTTCCGCACCGAATCCGTCGACTCCCCTTCCGCCGCCTTGCAATCCCTTCAGTCTCAGGAGTTCGACCTCCTCCTGCTCGACCTGAACTTCACCCGCGACACCACCAGCGGCGCGGAAGGCCTGGAGCTACTGCCCAAAGTCCTGGCGCTCGACTCTACCCTCCCTGTCGTGATCATGACTGCTTGGGGCACGGTCGAGATTGCCGTCGAGGTCATGCGCCAGGGCGCCCGCGATTTCATCGAAAAGCCCTGGAACAACGAGCGCCTGCTTACCATCGTCCGCAATCAGGTCGAACTCCGTCGCGCCTTGCGCAACGAGCAGCGCCTTGAGGCCGAAACCCGCCTCTTGCGCGCCGAGAATCGCCCCGAACTCATCGCCGAATCCGTCGCCATGCGCCCCCTGCTGCAGCTCATCACCCAGGTCGCGCCCTCCGACGCCAACATCCTCATCACCGGCGAAAATGGCACCGGCAAAGAGCTCATCGCCAAAACCATCCACGCTCTTTCCCATCGCTCTGCCCGCGCCCTGGTCACCGTCAACGTCGGCGGTCTGCCCGAAGGCATTTTTGAAAGTGAGGTCTTCGGTCACATTCGCGGCGCTTTTACCGATGCCAAAGCCGACCGCGTTGGCCGCTTCGAAATGGCCGACGGCGGCACCCTCTTCCTCGATGAAATCGGCAATCTCGGCCTCGCGCAGCAAGCCAAGCTTCTGCGTACCATCCAGTCGGGCGAGCTCGAACGCGTCGGCTCCTCCAAGACCCGCAAGGTCGATGTTCGCCTCCTCGCTGCCACCAACACCGATCTCGGCCAGGCGGTCGCGGAGGGCCGCTTCCGTCAGGACCTTCTCTTCCGCATCAACACCATCGAAATCCATGTCCCACCCCTCCGCGAGCGCCGGGAGGACATCCCCACCCTCGCCCAGTTTTTCCTCCGTCGGCTCGCCGCTCGCTACCAAAAATCCATCGCCGGCTTCGACCCCGCCGCCCTGCGCGCCTTGCAGGAACACCCATGGCCCGGCAACGTCCGCGAACTCGAACACGCCGTCGAGCGCGCCGTCCTGCTCGCTCACGCCAATCTCATACAGGCCAGCGACCTCGGCCTGCGCACGACGCCTGTCGCTGGCGCTCCCAGCCTCGCCGGCCTCGATGCGTTGCCGCTTGACGAAGCCGAGCGTATCCTTGTCCGCACCGCCCTCGAGCGCGCCGGCGGCAATATCCATCACGCCGCCAAAGCGTTAGGCTTAAGCCGTGCCGCCCTCTACCGCCGCATCGAACGTTACGGCCTCTAAGCACCGAGGCCAACGCCCGGCGACCAACCCCAGCTCGCTGCTCCTTTGGCTGGGCATGATGGCTGGTCTTCCCGCCGTCGCTGCGGCACTGGTCCTCATCTGGCTTCCACAGGACCAGGCCGTTTTCAGTTCCGCGGGCACGCACGGCTGGCAAATTCTGCTGACTCTGGTCATTGTCTTCACCTGGCTCGGTCTCACCATCGGTCTGCGTGAGCGCGTCGAGTTGGTTCTGGGCACACTCGCCAACATGCTCGCGGCCGTCCGCGAAGGCGACTACTCGGTCCGCGCCCGCGGGGCCGGCTACAGCGACTCCTTCGGCGCTCTCGCCTCGGAAATCAATCGCCTCTCTTCTTTCCTCCGTGATCGCCGCGTCGCCAGTCTCGAAGCCAGCGCCTTGCTTGACAAAGTTGTCGAAGCCATCGACATCGCCGTCCTCGCCTTTGACGATCAGCAGCGCCTCCGTCTCATCAACCCTGTCGGCGCCACCCTCCTCGCCGCTCCACCCGAGCGCCTGATGGGCCAATCCGCCGCCGAGCTCGGCCTCGCCCCCATGCTCACCGGCCCCAGACATCGCCTTCAGGAGGCCACCTTCCCCGGCGGTCCCGGCCGTTGGGATATCCGCCACTCCCAATTCCGTCAGGACGGCAAGCCCCACCATCTCCTCGTTATTTCCGATCTCAGCCAGCCCTTGCGCGAAGAGGAGCGCCTCGCCTGGTACCGCCTCATTCGCGTCCTCGGCCACGAAATCAACAACTCCCTCGCCCCCGTCATGTCCCTCGCCGGCTCACTTGCCGGCCTCTTACAGCAACCGCAATCCGACGACTGGAGCGAAGACATGAGCCACGGCCTCAACGTCATCGCCGACCGCGCCGCCGCCCTCAACCGCTTCATGGGCAACTACACCCGTCTTGCGCGTCTGCCCCAGCCCGACCTCCATCCCACCGGCGTGCGTTCTCTGGTCCAGGCCGCGGTCCGCCTCGAACAGCGCCTTCCCGTCGAAATTCGTCCCGGCCCCGAAATTGAGGTCTCCCTTGATCCCGATCAAATCTCCCAGGTCGTCATCAACCTCCTCCGCAACGCCGTCGATGCCTCTTTAACAACCCAGGGTAACGTCCAGATCGGCTGGGACTTGCGCCACCAATGGCTGGAAATCTGGATCGCCGACGAAGGTCCCGGCCTCGCCTCCACCGCCAACCTCTTCGTCCCCTTCTTCACCACCAAACCCGGCGGTTCCGGCATTGGTCTTGTCCTTTCCCGCCAGATCGCAGAGGCCCACCACGGCCGCCTCACCCTCAGCAACCGCCGCCACAGCCCCGGTACGGAAGCCCGCCTTTACCTGCCTTTAGAGACGCTAAACTGAAGTGGTGAAACTAGCCGCCACGCTGCTTGCGTTAAGCCTAGCCGCCTTCGCCACTCCAAAACCTAAGCCCCAGCTCTACCAGGCCTTCAATGGTGAGCAGTGCTACCGCTACACTGCCAAGGTGGTTGGCTTCGGCCCTCGCACTCCCGGCTCCATCGGCCATAAGGAAACCGAGGCGCTGGTGCGCCGCGTGGTCGAGCGCGATGGCGGCCAGTTCTCGGCCTACGATTTCATCGATCCGAATTCGCCCCGCGGCACTGTTCCCGTCCACAACCTCATCGCCAAGTTCAACGTCTCCAATAACCCCAACCAGCCCATCTTCATCCTCGCCGGCCATTACGACACGCTTTTCAAGAAGGGCTTTGTCGGCGCTGTCGACGGCGGCTCCAGCACGGCGATTTTGCTCTCCTTCGCCGACGCCCTCCACGCCGCCAAGCCCACCAAAATGCAAATCTGGCTGGTCTGGACCGACTTTGAAGAAGCGGTGAAATCCTTCCAGGGCGACGACGGCCTCGTTGGTAGCCGTCATCTCGCCCACAAGCTCGCCGCCGCAGGTCTCGTGCCCCGCATCCGCGGCTTCTTCCTGCTCGATATGATCGGCTACAAAGACCTGAGCGTCGACAAGGAGTCCAGCTCGACCCCTTGGCTCCAGGCCTTCATCATGTCCGCCGCCACCAAGCTCGGCTACCAGCAGTACTTCTTCAAGTACTCGGAAGAGATCATCGACGATCAGAAGCCCTTCGCCAACGTCGGCATCCCCGTGGTCGACGTGGTCGACGCCCACTTCGGCCCCATGCCCGGCGACGGCATGGGCGCCTACCACCACACCAACCAGGACACCATGGACAAGGTCTCGTCCCACAGTCTCACGGTCGTCGGGAAGACGGTCCTCCTCGCCGTCGAACTCATTGACGCGCAATAGTACGTCAGTATTTCAGTACATCAGTATTTCAGTCATGCAGGACTTCCGGAATCTGACCGCCTGGCGAAAGGCGTACGAACTCACGTTGGGTGTGTATCGTGCTACGGTGAAATTTCCGGCTGAGGAACGCTATGGCCTCAGCAGCCAGCTTCGTCGCGCGGCAGCCTCCATTGCCGCGAACATTGCCGAAGGCTGCGGCCGCCGCGGCAACACCGAATTGCGCCGCTTCCTCGAAATCGCCATGGGATCGGCCAGCGAAGTCGAATTCCATCTCCTGCTCGCCAATGACCTGGCTTATCTGTCCCCGGAGGTGTACGCCACCCTCCACGATCAGATCGTCGATTGCAAACGCATCCTCTCGCGCCTAATCGTCACCCTCCGTTCGTCCCCGAACTGATGTACTGAAATACTGATCTACTGAAATACTGTTTTCATGCCCCTCCGAACCTCCGAGGCCTTCATCCTCCGCACCTACCCTCTGAAAGAGACCGACCGCATCGTCAGCTTTTTCACCCGCGATTTCGGCAAAAAGCGTGGCGTCGCCCGCGCCGCCCGCCGCCCCAAATCCAAATTCGGCGCCTCGCTCGAACCCCTCACCCAGGTGCGCATCCAGTTCTTCGAGCGCGAAAGCCGTGACCTCTGCTCTATC includes the following:
- a CDS encoding four helix bundle protein, translated to MQDFRNLTAWRKAYELTLGVYRATVKFPAEERYGLSSQLRRAAASIAANIAEGCGRRGNTELRRFLEIAMGSASEVEFHLLLANDLAYLSPEVYATLHDQIVDCKRILSRLIVTLRSSPN
- a CDS encoding M28 family peptidase, whose product is MVKLAATLLALSLAAFATPKPKPQLYQAFNGEQCYRYTAKVVGFGPRTPGSIGHKETEALVRRVVERDGGQFSAYDFIDPNSPRGTVPVHNLIAKFNVSNNPNQPIFILAGHYDTLFKKGFVGAVDGGSSTAILLSFADALHAAKPTKMQIWLVWTDFEEAVKSFQGDDGLVGSRHLAHKLAAAGLVPRIRGFFLLDMIGYKDLSVDKESSSTPWLQAFIMSAATKLGYQQYFFKYSEEIIDDQKPFANVGIPVVDVVDAHFGPMPGDGMGAYHHTNQDTMDKVSSHSLTVVGKTVLLAVELIDAQ
- a CDS encoding sigma-54-dependent Fis family transcriptional regulator, which produces MLIADDATDVREALRLLLKSSGFRTESVDSPSAALQSLQSQEFDLLLLDLNFTRDTTSGAEGLELLPKVLALDSTLPVVIMTAWGTVEIAVEVMRQGARDFIEKPWNNERLLTIVRNQVELRRALRNEQRLEAETRLLRAENRPELIAESVAMRPLLQLITQVAPSDANILITGENGTGKELIAKTIHALSHRSARALVTVNVGGLPEGIFESEVFGHIRGAFTDAKADRVGRFEMADGGTLFLDEIGNLGLAQQAKLLRTIQSGELERVGSSKTRKVDVRLLAATNTDLGQAVAEGRFRQDLLFRINTIEIHVPPLRERREDIPTLAQFFLRRLAARYQKSIAGFDPAALRALQEHPWPGNVRELEHAVERAVLLAHANLIQASDLGLRTTPVAGAPSLAGLDALPLDEAERILVRTALERAGGNIHHAAKALGLSRAALYRRIERYGL
- a CDS encoding ABC transporter ATP-binding protein; translated protein: MIQLRKLEKTYPAGVGKTYALRQINLDIREGEFLTVMGPSGSGKSTLLSILGMLDSLWSGEFFFLDTPVHKLPVKKRIELNKAYIGFVFQSYHLLDNLTVYENLDVPLSYRDIRSKDRASLVADTLDRFQIVGKKDLYPSQLSGGQQQLVAIARAVIANPKLILADEPTGNLHSAQGREIMELFKRLNGQGTTIIQVTHNEQNAAYGDRIIELADGWLVKGN
- a CDS encoding PAS domain-containing sensor histidine kinase, whose amino-acid sequence is MMAGLPAVAAALVLIWLPQDQAVFSSAGTHGWQILLTLVIVFTWLGLTIGLRERVELVLGTLANMLAAVREGDYSVRARGAGYSDSFGALASEINRLSSFLRDRRVASLEASALLDKVVEAIDIAVLAFDDQQRLRLINPVGATLLAAPPERLMGQSAAELGLAPMLTGPRHRLQEATFPGGPGRWDIRHSQFRQDGKPHHLLVISDLSQPLREEERLAWYRLIRVLGHEINNSLAPVMSLAGSLAGLLQQPQSDDWSEDMSHGLNVIADRAAALNRFMGNYTRLARLPQPDLHPTGVRSLVQAAVRLEQRLPVEIRPGPEIEVSLDPDQISQVVINLLRNAVDASLTTQGNVQIGWDLRHQWLEIWIADEGPGLASTANLFVPFFTTKPGGSGIGLVLSRQIAEAHHGRLTLSNRRHSPGTEARLYLPLETLN